One window of the Chryseobacterium sp. CY350 genome contains the following:
- a CDS encoding DUF922 domain-containing protein, with protein sequence MKYVFLVLFLISNLLWSQRVEWEEDKRLAWNNFKSKQNNQHGKDIVAYTHCGWVYSVVKSSNPKGAAKINIETIFNEDKSWKDDKRINDYVLNHEQKHFDIAEIYARKIRKEIIFKIKTSGDFDKYFQTIYNRILKDYKNFQALYDGVTEHGMNKEKQSEYDAMISAELEQLKDYKKP encoded by the coding sequence ATGAAGTATGTTTTTTTGGTTTTATTTTTGATTTCCAACCTGTTATGGAGCCAGAGAGTAGAGTGGGAAGAAGATAAAAGGTTGGCTTGGAATAATTTTAAAAGCAAACAAAATAATCAGCACGGAAAAGATATTGTAGCGTATACGCATTGCGGCTGGGTTTATTCGGTTGTGAAATCTTCAAACCCAAAAGGTGCTGCAAAGATAAATATAGAAACAATTTTTAACGAAGATAAATCCTGGAAAGACGATAAGCGCATCAACGACTATGTGCTAAACCACGAGCAAAAGCATTTTGACATTGCAGAAATTTATGCCAGAAAAATCAGAAAAGAGATTATTTTCAAAATAAAAACTAGCGGTGATTTTGATAAATATTTTCAGACAATCTATAATCGCATTCTAAAAGATTACAAAAATTTTCAGGCACTTTATGACGGTGTTACGGAACACGGTATGAATAAAGAAAAGCAGTCTGAGTATGATGCAATGATAAGCGCCGAGCTAGAACAATTAAAAGACTATAAAAAACCTTGA
- a CDS encoding acyl-CoA dehydrogenase family protein: MSYYPLTTIPDYYGIDALLTEEHKLIRQSVRDWVESSVMPNIDQAAQDHTDLPGLMKELGKIGALGPYIPEEYGGSGLDQISYGLIMQELERGDSAVRSAASVQSSLVMFPINEFGSEEQKRKYLPKLASGEMIGSFGLTEPNHGSDPSSMESQFKDMGDHYLLNGAKMWITNSPLCDIAVIWAKNEDGKVQGLIVERGMEGFTTPETHNKWSLRASKTGELVFNNVKVPKENLLPGVTGLKGPLSCLNSARYGISWGVIGAAIDCYCTAVQYSKERRQFGKPIGSFQLQQKKLAEFLTEITKAQLLCLQLGMLKNDHKATPAQISMAKRNNVKMAIDIARESRQILGGMGIMGEFPMMRHAANLESVITYEGTHDVHLLITGLDITGFNAF, from the coding sequence ATGTCATATTATCCTCTTACGACAATTCCCGACTACTACGGAATTGACGCGTTACTTACCGAAGAACACAAGCTTATCCGTCAATCTGTAAGAGATTGGGTAGAAAGTTCTGTAATGCCAAATATCGATCAAGCTGCTCAGGATCACACAGATTTGCCCGGATTAATGAAAGAATTGGGGAAGATAGGTGCATTAGGTCCTTACATTCCCGAAGAATATGGCGGTTCAGGTTTAGATCAGATTTCGTACGGATTAATCATGCAGGAATTGGAAAGAGGAGATTCTGCAGTACGCTCAGCAGCTTCTGTACAAAGCTCTTTGGTGATGTTCCCGATCAATGAATTTGGCTCTGAGGAGCAAAAAAGAAAATATTTACCCAAATTAGCTTCCGGTGAAATGATTGGGTCATTTGGTCTTACAGAACCTAATCACGGTTCAGATCCAAGTTCTATGGAATCTCAGTTTAAGGACATGGGAGATCATTATCTTTTAAACGGAGCCAAAATGTGGATAACCAATTCACCACTTTGCGACATTGCTGTGATTTGGGCTAAAAATGAAGACGGAAAAGTACAGGGATTGATTGTTGAAAGAGGTATGGAAGGTTTCACAACTCCTGAAACACACAATAAATGGAGCTTGAGAGCATCGAAAACCGGAGAATTGGTATTTAATAATGTAAAAGTTCCTAAAGAAAATCTCCTTCCAGGAGTTACCGGACTCAAAGGACCTTTATCTTGTTTAAATTCTGCACGTTACGGAATTTCATGGGGTGTAATTGGTGCAGCAATTGACTGTTATTGCACTGCGGTTCAGTATTCTAAAGAGAGAAGACAGTTTGGAAAACCAATCGGATCTTTCCAGTTGCAGCAAAAAAAATTAGCTGAATTTTTAACAGAAATCACTAAAGCTCAATTGCTTTGCTTACAATTGGGAATGTTAAAGAATGATCATAAGGCAACTCCTGCGCAGATTTCAATGGCGAAGAGAAATAATGTAAAAATGGCGATTGATATTGCAAGAGAATCGAGACAGATTCTTGGCGGAATGGGAATTATGGGCGAGTTCCCGATGATGAGACATGCTGCAAATCTTGAGTCAGTAATCACATATGAAGGAACTCACGATGTCCATTTATTGATTACCGGTCTTGATATCACAGGATTTAATGCTTTCTAA
- a CDS encoding NUDIX hydrolase gives MKTDHNRNIETLKELVESKDFIPNLSVDCTIFGFHDNILKVLLLKYHDLNLWSLPGGFVFIDEDLREAADRVLFERTHLKGLFLEQFHTFGRLDRTKNNVHETLINNKGIDVPKDHWILQRFITVGYCSLIDFSLANTFPDAFNETCAWFEVNKLPDMAFDHDRVIAEGLEYLRKNIDTQIAASNLLPEKFTMKDLQSLYETILGEKFRRNNFQRKILSMNSLERLEKLYDGSANKAPFLYKFIKE, from the coding sequence ATGAAAACTGACCATAACAGAAATATTGAAACGCTAAAGGAACTTGTTGAAAGTAAAGACTTTATACCAAATCTTTCGGTAGACTGCACAATTTTTGGTTTTCATGATAACATCCTCAAAGTACTATTATTAAAATACCACGATCTAAATCTGTGGTCTCTTCCCGGCGGATTTGTATTCATAGACGAAGATCTCAGAGAAGCCGCTGACCGCGTTTTGTTTGAAAGAACTCACCTTAAAGGTCTTTTTCTGGAGCAATTTCATACTTTCGGACGCCTAGACCGCACAAAAAATAACGTTCACGAAACTTTAATAAATAATAAAGGTATCGATGTACCCAAAGATCACTGGATCTTGCAGCGATTCATTACCGTCGGTTACTGCAGTCTCATAGATTTTTCATTAGCGAATACTTTTCCTGACGCCTTTAACGAAACCTGCGCATGGTTTGAGGTTAATAAACTTCCTGATATGGCGTTTGATCACGACAGAGTGATTGCGGAAGGATTAGAATATTTAAGAAAAAATATTGATACTCAGATCGCTGCCAGTAATTTATTACCCGAAAAATTTACTATGAAGGATCTCCAGTCTTTATACGAAACAATTTTAGGAGAGAAATTCAGGAGAAATAATTTCCAACGTAAAATACTGAGTATGAACTCTCTTGAACGACTCGAAAAACTCTATGACGGTTCGGCAAATAAAGCTCCTTTTTTATATAAGTTTATAAAAGAATAG
- a CDS encoding T9SS type A sorting domain-containing protein gives MKKLSTLFLSLTASFYFSQQAGDIFSFEQKLNLTPQGVAGFLSNNLGEQNSPDFVNYLNGFDIGLKAYKITYYTKNENNNLVKATGLLMYPNVNYKLSTVVSDHGTTDSRDNVPSNLRGVLYAGFVVELSYVLNGYILMAPDYVGMGSGEGVHPYVHYPTEASATIDFVTAANKVLTQLNVKRYDEYFLAGYSQGAHAAMSTLKKLNISNPSNLKFKYAYMGDGPYDFSGVTLQKGVFEKDFYPFTSFIANVLNTCNKIGYQTYTNNISEVISPEYLERYNYHVLQDNGGLLWGPFLWRKLFTNSFVNDVTYNSNNELRKYLKSNDVYDWYNKTPMTLGHSTIDLAIHPENTSKTIDTQRGYYPWWDLNKHKLEAFYWGPLGHIGGIAPFVLASNAKFNTLRSGGLLNQWAMLTSKQSENQNKADLLTYSQIKPDLKSMTLLGVTDMNKEKSERKELKNNDLSLLEDGIYLLKVSENNNVKTIPYVRQRPKLVTDNEIVKSENNNILSLKINPEELILINIFDENKNLIKSISQDEYSTNNGINLKNIESKDYTFEILTSFYSLQFNKRIGSLDSTEDVDIFTENNKINIRLKTELKNVIIYSISGTLIQNQDMKLNNFESKALESGVYVVQITTQTGKVINRKIKI, from the coding sequence ATGAAAAAATTATCTACTTTATTTTTAAGTCTTACCGCGTCATTCTATTTTTCGCAACAGGCCGGAGACATTTTCAGTTTTGAACAAAAACTTAATCTTACTCCACAGGGAGTTGCAGGATTTCTTTCTAATAATCTTGGCGAGCAAAACTCACCGGATTTTGTTAATTATCTGAATGGTTTTGACATTGGTTTGAAGGCTTACAAAATTACGTACTACACAAAAAATGAAAACAACAATCTGGTAAAAGCAACTGGACTTCTGATGTACCCGAATGTAAATTACAAACTTTCAACAGTAGTTTCTGACCATGGTACAACCGATAGTCGTGACAACGTGCCTTCTAATCTACGAGGCGTTTTGTACGCGGGATTTGTTGTAGAGCTTTCTTATGTTTTAAACGGATATATTTTGATGGCTCCCGATTATGTAGGAATGGGTTCTGGTGAAGGAGTACATCCTTACGTGCACTATCCTACCGAAGCTTCTGCAACCATCGATTTTGTTACTGCTGCCAACAAAGTTCTTACACAATTGAATGTAAAACGTTACGACGAATATTTTCTGGCCGGATATTCTCAGGGTGCTCACGCAGCGATGTCGACATTGAAAAAGCTTAACATTTCGAATCCTTCAAATTTGAAATTCAAGTACGCATATATGGGAGACGGCCCTTACGATTTCTCTGGCGTAACGCTTCAAAAAGGTGTATTTGAGAAGGATTTTTATCCATTCACGTCTTTCATTGCAAACGTTTTAAATACCTGTAATAAAATAGGTTATCAAACTTATACAAACAATATTTCTGAGGTCATTTCGCCAGAATATCTTGAAAGATACAATTATCATGTACTTCAGGATAATGGCGGATTGCTTTGGGGGCCGTTTTTGTGGCGAAAACTTTTCACAAACAGTTTTGTTAATGACGTGACCTATAACAGCAATAATGAATTGAGAAAATATTTAAAATCTAATGATGTTTACGATTGGTACAACAAAACACCAATGACTTTGGGACATTCTACTATCGATTTAGCAATTCATCCTGAAAACACTTCAAAAACAATTGATACTCAGAGAGGTTACTACCCGTGGTGGGATCTCAACAAACATAAACTTGAGGCCTTTTATTGGGGACCTTTGGGACACATTGGAGGAATAGCTCCTTTTGTTCTTGCATCAAATGCAAAATTCAACACATTGAGAAGCGGCGGTCTTTTAAATCAATGGGCAATGTTGACATCAAAACAGTCTGAAAATCAAAACAAAGCAGATCTTCTGACTTACTCTCAAATAAAACCTGATTTAAAAAGCATGACCCTTTTGGGAGTTACAGACATGAATAAAGAAAAATCAGAGAGAAAGGAGTTAAAAAATAACGATCTTTCATTATTAGAAGATGGAATTTACCTTTTGAAAGTTTCTGAAAACAACAACGTAAAAACAATTCCTTATGTAAGACAAAGACCCAAATTAGTTACTGATAACGAAATCGTTAAGTCAGAAAACAACAATATCCTAAGCTTAAAAATAAATCCCGAAGAATTAATTCTAATTAATATTTTTGACGAGAACAAAAACTTAATCAAATCAATTTCACAGGATGAATATTCAACTAATAACGGTATAAATCTAAAGAATATTGAAAGTAAAGATTATACATTTGAAATATTGACTTCTTTTTACAGTCTGCAATTTAATAAGAGAATTGGAAGCTTAGATTCAACAGAAGATGTTGATATATTTACAGAAAATAACAAAATTAATATTCGATTAAAAACTGAGCTTAAAAACGTTATAATCTACAGTATTTCCGGAACTTTGATTCAAAATCAGGATATGAAGCTAAACAATTTTGAGTCTAAAGCTTTAGAATCAGGTGTTTATGTGGTTCAGATTACTACACAAACCGGAAAAGTGATCAACAGAAAAATAAAGATATAA
- a CDS encoding MFS transporter, which yields MSINTTNISLPLRLTFFIFSMVLNCMGIVILQLSQENIGYDKLGFLEAFKDLPIALISLFAVNFISKFGTKKSLILALSIVGICSLILPFVQVFWFYKLWFAIIGTSFAIGKICVYGMIRNNITEEKDLAKTMNNVEASFMIGIFVVNVGFGWLIASEYSEYWKFGFIFISLVSLITIYLLSKINILEADKNLKTNILSNLISFKKTSVVLFFGVVFFIVFTEQSFNSWLPTFYKTHLHVNSFFAIQASSMLAVFSYLGRIITANIIQRYSLVKYFRCCLLCIITLLSTIFLIQYFGSGQSEILLYLFPVIGLFLSPLYPVINSKMISKIDSHKINTFTSVIVIFSSLGSSVSSVLMSVLFENQLLTFYSLYILGAVLIIFVLSFLYFKQDYQKN from the coding sequence ATGAGCATCAATACTACCAATATATCGCTTCCGCTGAGATTAACGTTCTTTATTTTTTCAATGGTTTTAAATTGTATGGGAATTGTTATTTTGCAGCTTTCACAAGAAAATATAGGATACGATAAACTTGGTTTTCTGGAAGCGTTCAAAGATTTACCAATTGCCTTGATCTCATTATTTGCTGTAAATTTTATCAGCAAATTCGGAACTAAAAAATCTCTAATACTCGCCTTAAGCATCGTCGGAATTTGCTCATTGATATTACCTTTTGTTCAGGTATTCTGGTTTTATAAACTTTGGTTTGCAATTATTGGAACTTCTTTTGCGATTGGCAAAATCTGCGTTTATGGTATGATCAGAAACAATATCACTGAAGAAAAAGATCTTGCAAAAACCATGAATAATGTAGAAGCTTCATTTATGATAGGAATCTTCGTTGTAAATGTGGGATTTGGCTGGCTCATTGCAAGTGAATATTCAGAATATTGGAAATTTGGCTTTATTTTCATCTCATTAGTTTCTTTAATTACTATCTACTTACTATCAAAAATCAATATCTTAGAAGCAGATAAAAATTTAAAAACCAATATTTTATCAAATCTCATTTCATTTAAAAAGACTTCTGTCGTATTGTTTTTCGGCGTGGTATTTTTCATCGTTTTTACAGAGCAAAGTTTTAATTCGTGGTTACCTACTTTCTATAAAACACATTTGCACGTAAATTCATTTTTTGCGATTCAGGCATCCTCAATGCTCGCTGTCTTCTCGTATCTTGGAAGAATAATTACCGCAAATATTATCCAAAGATATTCTCTCGTAAAATATTTTAGGTGCTGTCTTCTTTGCATTATCACTCTATTGAGCACTATTTTTCTAATTCAGTACTTTGGCTCCGGTCAGTCAGAAATACTGCTATATTTATTCCCTGTCATAGGCTTATTTTTGTCCCCGCTCTATCCCGTCATTAATTCCAAAATGATATCTAAAATAGACAGTCACAAAATAAACACCTTCACATCGGTAATTGTAATATTCTCTTCATTGGGAAGTTCTGTGAGTTCCGTATTGATGTCCGTTCTATTTGAAAATCAATTACTAACATTCTATTCGCTCTATATCTTGGGAGCAGTTTTGATCATATTTGTTCTAAGTTTTTTATATTTCAAACAAGATTATCAGAAAAACTGA
- a CDS encoding PD-(D/E)XK nuclease family protein — translation MKFLNKIISELLSQNSNLSEFNIVLPGKRPIVFIRQILEENNYSGFLPNFFTIEDLINDIVDQQSIQGIALWLFSFDVYKTLGLIPNDDFSEFLKWFPTLQKDWDDILKFSDSDEAVLQYMFDEERIKEWAQELGDQEDVPRKKFLNFWRNMNVFLPVLKQKLKEKNWVTPGMIHEAAKAKIVDYAKTTKGNFVFCGFNAFTPVEEKLVRNLLQWNKAQCFFQADHYYFDDERQEAGKFLRSHKLWKEFNDSRAFSWIENDFNQQKNIKIYEVSGNVTQTKVLPDLFKNIDNKTFTNTAVVLLDENLLPASLDVMHEVENLNITMGFPLKNLSFSNAVKQLFYLQKQLDKNKSSYYYRDVFPILEELPKTDEDEKVIINFKSNIEERNIVYISKNLIHELLRDLSYFNLLQKADSGYHFLDILIEYCQRIKWTELDDIQYENVSHFENAFRVIKNQITPYGFEIKMETLEILINQHINSESIDFQGEPLKGLQLMGLLETRLLNFENVILLSVNEGKLPLGNSQNTYIPFDIRKHFDLHTFLENDSIYAYHFYRLIQDAKNVHLMFNALSSGVNTGEKSRFITQIEMESSHKIEHLIVENTSEPITSKPIEISKTETVMQQLEKWKEKVSASHLTTYLYNPIDFYLSKILNTSETDEIEEELSIRNYGNLVHYSLQEIYEVLKGKNLKVSDLEKSITRIDEYLNIAIEKLKHQPEFYDKGMNYIHKAIAKKVITNILNCDLDLIKQGNSLEIIDIERKFESVDFYLDDVKKDKVSFFGFIDRIDRLNGTVRIIDYKTAKIKNLTVKIDSENRDHYFHKDERKQALQLCIYQYVVQSLPEFWGFPIETGIWSFSDAKKGVTSLEFAQGNLDDAMTSVKSLIMEILNPEISFKENIKSYSY, via the coding sequence TTGAAATTCTTAAATAAAATAATCAGCGAATTACTGTCTCAAAACAGTAATCTTTCAGAATTTAACATTGTTTTGCCAGGAAAACGGCCGATCGTATTTATCCGCCAAATTTTAGAAGAAAATAATTATTCAGGATTTCTACCAAACTTTTTCACCATAGAAGATCTGATTAACGATATTGTTGATCAGCAGTCGATTCAGGGGATTGCTTTGTGGCTTTTCTCTTTCGATGTATACAAGACTCTCGGTCTTATCCCTAACGACGATTTTTCAGAATTTTTAAAATGGTTTCCTACGCTTCAGAAAGATTGGGATGATATTTTGAAATTTTCGGATAGCGACGAGGCGGTCTTGCAATATATGTTTGACGAAGAAAGAATTAAAGAATGGGCGCAGGAATTGGGAGATCAGGAAGATGTTCCTAGAAAAAAGTTTTTGAATTTCTGGCGGAATATGAATGTTTTTCTACCGGTTTTAAAACAAAAACTGAAAGAAAAAAATTGGGTAACTCCCGGAATGATTCATGAAGCAGCAAAAGCTAAAATCGTTGATTACGCAAAAACGACTAAAGGTAATTTTGTTTTTTGTGGTTTCAATGCCTTCACTCCGGTTGAAGAAAAATTAGTGAGAAATCTTTTACAATGGAATAAAGCGCAGTGTTTTTTTCAGGCAGATCATTACTATTTTGATGATGAAAGACAGGAGGCAGGGAAATTTCTAAGAAGTCATAAATTGTGGAAAGAATTCAATGACAGTAGGGCTTTTAGTTGGATTGAAAATGATTTTAACCAACAGAAAAATATTAAGATCTATGAAGTTTCCGGAAATGTAACCCAAACAAAAGTTTTACCAGATCTTTTTAAAAATATTGATAATAAAACTTTTACCAATACAGCCGTTGTTCTGCTTGACGAAAATCTCTTGCCTGCAAGTCTTGATGTGATGCATGAAGTTGAAAACCTGAATATTACAATGGGTTTTCCTTTGAAAAATCTATCGTTTTCTAATGCAGTAAAACAACTTTTTTATCTTCAGAAACAGCTTGATAAAAACAAATCTTCCTATTATTATCGCGATGTATTTCCGATTTTAGAAGAACTGCCTAAAACTGATGAAGACGAAAAAGTAATTATTAATTTTAAATCAAACATTGAAGAGCGGAACATTGTTTACATTTCAAAGAATCTGATCCACGAATTATTGCGTGATCTGTCTTACTTTAATTTACTTCAAAAGGCTGATTCCGGCTATCATTTTTTAGATATTTTAATTGAATATTGTCAAAGGATTAAATGGACGGAACTAGATGATATACAGTACGAAAACGTATCTCACTTCGAGAATGCATTTAGGGTCATAAAAAATCAGATTACACCTTATGGTTTTGAGATAAAAATGGAAACTCTGGAAATCCTGATTAATCAGCATATCAATTCCGAAAGCATCGATTTTCAGGGTGAGCCGCTAAAAGGTCTTCAGTTAATGGGACTTTTAGAGACGCGTCTTTTGAATTTTGAAAATGTGATCTTGCTTTCTGTTAATGAAGGAAAACTTCCCCTCGGAAATTCACAGAATACGTATATACCATTTGACATCAGAAAACACTTTGATCTGCATACTTTTCTTGAGAATGACAGTATTTATGCTTATCATTTTTATAGACTGATTCAGGATGCAAAGAATGTTCATTTAATGTTTAATGCTTTAAGTTCCGGAGTTAACACGGGAGAAAAGAGCAGATTTATTACACAGATTGAGATGGAAAGTTCACATAAAATTGAACATCTTATTGTTGAAAATACTTCCGAACCGATCACAAGCAAGCCAATTGAAATTTCAAAAACAGAAACCGTCATGCAGCAGCTTGAAAAATGGAAAGAAAAAGTATCAGCATCTCACCTTACAACTTACCTTTACAATCCCATTGATTTTTATTTATCTAAAATTTTAAATACATCTGAAACGGATGAAATTGAAGAAGAATTATCAATAAGAAATTATGGTAATTTAGTTCATTATTCACTTCAAGAAATTTATGAAGTTCTGAAAGGTAAAAATCTAAAAGTTAGCGACTTAGAAAAGTCAATTACACGAATAGATGAATATCTTAATATTGCCATTGAGAAGCTAAAACATCAACCGGAGTTTTATGATAAGGGCATGAATTACATTCACAAGGCGATCGCCAAAAAGGTAATTACTAATATTCTCAATTGTGATCTTGATCTGATAAAACAGGGAAATTCTCTTGAAATAATTGATATTGAAAGAAAGTTCGAAAGTGTAGATTTCTATTTGGATGATGTGAAAAAAGATAAAGTTTCTTTCTTTGGGTTTATCGACAGGATAGACCGTTTGAACGGAACAGTACGAATTATCGATTACAAAACAGCAAAGATTAAGAATTTAACTGTAAAAATAGATTCAGAAAACAGAGATCATTATTTTCATAAAGATGAACGTAAACAGGCTTTACAACTTTGTATTTATCAATATGTAGTTCAGAGTTTGCCAGAGTTTTGGGGTTTCCCGATTGAAACCGGAATCTGGAGTTTTTCTGATGCTAAGAAAGGTGTTACCTCTCTCGAATTTGCTCAGGGAAATCTTGATGATGCAATGACATCAGTAAAAAGTCTGATCATGGAAATATTAAATCCTGAAATCAGTTTTAAAGAAAATATAAAATCATATTCTTATTAA